The Kaistella daneshvariae genomic sequence TTTTGCAATTCCACCCGGTTCAATAACAACATAATTTTCGCCGTTTTTTAGCGAAGAAATTCCGGAAATTCCTTTGCCGCGGTAATAACCAGAGTAAATTTTGTCTAAGGTTATTGTCTGCGAGAAAAAGGAAACAGAGCTAAAAATAGCCAGCGAAATGAGGATTTTTTTCATAAGTAATTAGGATAATTTTCAAAGATAATAAAATAACCAAAACGCGGCGAACTTCTGCCCACCTTATCTTGGCAAAATTATTGATGTATCGAAGGACATTAAAAAAACGAAATTATGGAAACTTTTGACAGCGATAAACTGGTAAAATATGAGCTGGGTGACCAAAAACTTTACGTAGGTTTTCCCACATTTCAAGCGGCTGAAGAATATGCAGCGCAAAACTTAGGTGAACTGGTGGAAGTTGCTTTTACCGATGGTAATGATAATCCGCGTGTGACCAACGAAGTGGGACTGGTAAATCGAAAACTGCATTTTAATGTTCAGGCCGGTCCGGAATATCGTTTCATCCATTCTTCTGATCCTGAATTTAAAGATTATGCGGATCACCTGCAGGAAATTCAATCTGATTTGCGCGAAAAGAGCCCGGAAGAGATTTACATCACCGATGCCGAACCGCAAATGGCAGAAGATCCTATCATTGTTTTAAAAAATGACCAGTTCGAATCCATTACATCGCGCGAAAGATCAAAATATCTAAAGCATGCAAATGTTTATGAAATAGGAGTTTTACGGGATTCTAATCATTAAAAAACAATAAAATGGCAGAACGCAAATATTCAAAAAAAGCTCAGGACAAAATTGAAAAAGTAATGCATGAGTTTAAGGAAGGTGAACTGAAATCATCTTCCGGTGACAAAGTAACCAACCGCAAACAGGCGGTGGCAATTGGCATTTCCGAAGCGAAAGAGGATGGTCTGAAAGTGCCAAAACAATCAAAGAAAAACTAAAAAATTACCGCTTTTAAGCGGTAATTTTTTTTTAGCTGTCTGTGCCGGATTTAAAACCGATGGATTTCCGTGGTTTTTCTACTACACGGTAATATTCCAACTCTTCGGCTAAGGCGCGAATCCGCAGCTGGAAATCTTCAAAATTATTGCGTGAAACTTCTTTCAGAAACTGCTCAACTTGGTTTAAATACTGGTCGGTCAGTTTGGTGGCAGCGTCTTTAAAAGCAGCTTCCAGCAGGTTTTTTGTTATCTTAATCTCAGTTGAATTTTCGGTCTGATAAAGATTCCGAATCCTTTTTTTGAGACTTTGCGTAAAATCTACCAGCATGGTGTTCGAATAAGCTTTCATTTTAGCGGAAATTTCCTGCCAAAACGGGAGTAAATTTGCTTTATTGAACTCCAGGATTTTTAGCAAAAGTGCATCCGGCGCTAATTCTTTGGTCATGTGATACAGCAGCATTTCAGCGCGTTCTTTCGCATTTGGCGGAAAAACGGGAATCGCAACATCAAAACGTCCAGGCGCTAAAAGTTCGCGGTCAATTTTGAAGAGGGAATCTGCGGCACCGACCATTAGGATTTTTTCTTCCTCAAAGTGCCCGATGTAGTGCAGAATAATTTCCTTTGTTTCCTCATCGCAGCCATTTACGGAAGTTTCTTCGTTGCGTACCGCCATCAGCTGGTCGAAGTTTTCCAGAAAAAGAATTACTTTTTCTTCCTGCATCATAGAAACCAGAAAATCGTTAAAATCGGTTTTCTCATTATCCACCAGCGTTGTTCCAAGAAAATGCTTTTTTATTTCTTTAAAATCATAGCCGATAATTTCAGCAATTTTATTCGCCCAAAAGATTTTTCCGCTTCCCGGCGGGCCGTACAAAATTATTCCCGCAGGTTTATGAATTCCCCAATTCGACACCGAAACGTCGCTTAAAAAAGGTTCTAAAGCTTCAGAAATAAAGAAAAAAAGGTCTCGATAGCCAATAAAATCCCGTTTGGCAAGTTTAGTGCTTTTACCGAAATAATTATAAACAAATTGGTAATTTCCGCCCAGTTTATGATCAATTCCAAAGCTGGAAACCGAGGAACGGTACATGCCGTTTTCGAAAATCTGCGGTTTTTCGTCCTTTATAATCTGTGCGACTTTTTCCGTGGGCTGCTTTATGTTTTCGGCGATTTGTTCAACCGATTTACTTTTTGTGAGATCTTCAGCATACTTTCTGAGAAAGTCTTTGTTTTCGCGTGCGAAACGAACGAAATCTGGTTTAACATCAAAACTGGTGGTAAGGCAGTCTGCAAGCTCGAGATCGAAATCCTGGATGAATTTTAGAAAGTTTTGTATGGATATATTAAGTTCTTTAGCGAGTTCGGCGAGTTTCATATTTTCAATTTGAATGATACTCAAATGTACAACATAATTTTTTTTTCGCTTTACGGCTCGAAAGTTTCAAATTTGCCGTTTTCGTAAAACAGCACGATTCGCTTCACGTTGGATTGCGGACTGCCGGGCGCTGCCCGCGGTTGTGAAACTTCTTCAGATGCTAATCGCTGAGAATCGCTTATTTGATTTTTCTTTTCGCCCTGGGCTGAAATATTCGATTCTGGCAGAAACTGCGGCGCCACTTTATCTTCAGATTCGGTAACGCCGAACGATTCATCATTGATTAAGGAGAACAAATCGGGCAGGGAAGTAGTCTTGGATTTCGGTGGAGTTTCTAGGTTATTTGCCGCTAAATCGCCATTTTTTAGCATTTCACCTTTTCCTTCAATGAGCCATTCCCATTCCAGTTCCGGAAAGCGGCTTTTAATTTTCATCAAAAAATCAAGGGACGGTTTATTTCTTCCCGAAGTGATGTGCGAAATGCTGGAACGCTGTACTTCGATCTCGTCCGCAAATTCAGACAATGAAAATTGCGAATAGGCTATAACTTCTGAAATTCTTTCCTTTAAATCCATATTACAAATGTAATATTAAAATTTACAAGTGTATAATACAGTTGTAAACAAATTTAAAATTATCGAAGTTACAAAAGTAAAATAGGATACCAAGTTATTGATATCCTATTGGTTATGCTGTTTAGAAATGTAATTATTTTCTTAAATGCTTATCCTTTTCGGGATCGTATTTTAGTTTCCTTACCTTTTTGCGTTCAGGTAAAACCAGCGAAAGGAAAATACTTCCTCCTAAAATTCCGACGATGATAAAGAGCGAATCGGTGGTTGAAAAGCCAATATCATCCAGGTAATGGTGGAATAACATCTTGAGGCCGATAAAGGTTAAAAGCAGCGCCAAACCGACTTTCAGATATCTGAACTTGTCGATAATTCCGGCTAATAAAAAGAACATGGAGCGAAGCCCGATGATGGCAAAAATATTTGAAAAGAAGACCACGTAAGGATCTTTGGTTACGGAAAAAATGGCAGGAATGCTATCTACGGCGAAAATTAAATCGGTAAACTCGATAATGATTAAAACCAAAAACAGTGGTGTCATTTTTTTCACGCCGTCAATGGTTACAAAAAACTTGTTGCCCACAAATTGATTGTGGACTTTAAAATGCTTGTTCGCAAACTTTACCACAGGGTGGTTGTGCGAATCAATTTTATCTTCATGATCTTTTTCCAGAAACATTTTCACCCCGGTAAAGACCAGAAAAGCCCCGAAGACATACATAATCCATTCAAACTTCTGAATTAAGGCAGCGCCGATGAAGATGAAGATGAAACGCATTACAATAGCGCCCAGAATGCCCCAGAACAGCACGCGGTGATAGTTTTTCGGCGCTACACCAAACGCGGTGAAGATCAGCACCATCACAAATATATTGTCCACCGAGAGCGCGTATTCAACAACATAGCCGGTGAGATATTCCAGACCTAAATTCTGGTTATATAAATAGATACTGTCTTCCAGATTTCCAGGAATGATTTTTACTGGATGGTGATGTCTAGAGACCACTTCCTGAAGTTTTTCAATACTGTCGATGCCGTGGAGTAGGTGACCGTAGTGGGTAAGCACAAAATAAAAAACCATTGAAAGCGCAACCACGAAAAAGCTCATTAGCCCCGCCTGTTTCATCGACACGGTATCGGATTTTTTATTCAGTAAACCCAGATCCAACGCCAGAATAATTACAATGAATACCAGGAAACCCAGTAGAAATATTGTTTCGTTTGCCATATGAAAGTTAAAAAGCAAATATACTGATTTTAAGCAAAATTTATAATCGTTACAAATGTAAAAACGTGGACGGATAAATTAATTGCAGATTAAGAAAATGTTTATGATAGTTACCCTTAATTGGGCTTTTCCACCACGTTTTATAGTTAAAGTACAACTAAAAATATACTTTATTTAAATTTTATAAAGTATTGATTTTAATTTATATACAATTTTTATATAAAATAAATGCAATCCACAAAATAATCAACAGACAATCTGACATTTTGCAGTGTTTAAGGAATTTACAAAAGTGAATTAATGAAATTTTGTTTGAAAAGCTTTAAATTTGAAATTGTAAATTTTAAGCTGATGTCTATTGTGAATTTTTATACTCCAAATCCCAACTTCCCAAACCGCTATATTTCCCCCGAAAAATTATTTTTTTTCCTACAGGAGAATTACAGCGACTTCATTCAGCAGGTCGGCACCTCGGATTTGAACAAACCGATCTACATGTTAAGTCTGGGGAACGGTGACGTAAATATTCTGGCGTGGTCGCAAATGCACGGCAATGAATCGAATGCTACCCATGCAATTTTGGATCTCCTCGAAATTTTTAAGCAGCACCCTGAGCTTAATAAAGACTTATTTTTAAAAATTTCGCTTGATTTTGTTCTGATGTTAAATCCGGACGGCTCCGAAAAATGGACACGCCGAAATGCACTTGATATTGATATCAACCGTGATTTTTTAAAGGAATCAAGCAAAGAAATTTTAATTCTTAAAGAACTGTACACTAAGAAGAAGTACGATTACGCGCTGAATTTGCACGAGCAGCGAACCATTTTCAGCACCGATGGTGTACATCCGGCGACTTTGTCGTTTTTGGCGCCGTCGCAGGATTTCGAGCGAACGCTCACCGTGGGTCGTAAAAAATCCATGGCGGTAATCAGCAGAATGTTTGAAAAATTAGATCCATTATTGCCAAATCAGATTGCGCGTTATACCGACGAATTTTACCCAACTTCATTAGGCGACAATCTGATGCGAAAAGGAATTCCCAACGTTTTGTTTGAAGGCGGACATTTCCCAAACGATTATTTGCGGAAAGAAACACGGAAATTTTACACGATTGCACTCTACGAAGCTTTGAACGCGATGGCGGACTTAAATGGAAGCACCGAAGGTTGGGAAAATTATCAGGAAATACCACCGAATAAAGAAACGCATTTCGATATCATTTACCGGAACGTAAAACTAAACACCGAATATCTCTGCGTTTTAGATATAGCCGTTCAGTATAAAGAAATAATCGAACCCGGAAATACCGAAATTTCTTTCGAACCAATTGTAGTTGAAGTTGGTGATGTGGGCAGAAAAAAAGGCTGGCAGGAAATCGACTGTACCGGAAAAACTTTTGTTTCCGAGCACCGTTTTCCGAAACTCAATAAAAAAGTAGATTTTACTATTGAATAAAAAAAAAGCGAAGACAAATACTTCGCTTTTTTACTTTATTTCACTACCCGAATTCCGCTTGCCAAAAATCGGATTTCTTCTTTAGGTTTGGTAATCGCTTCAATTTCAGCAGTTGATTTCTTCGCGTCCTCAGCGTAATGGCGCTGCTCTTCTACCGAAATGGTTTTCGTTTCCGCATTACCTTCCAGAACGATGTTTTTTCCAACTAAAGTAGTCGGAACGAAGAAGCCATAATCTTTCATCTTCACGAAAAACCGCTCATTATTATCGGTCTGTATGGTCATCCAGCAACCTTTATTTTCACAAACCTCCAGAACTTTACCTTTCACCGCTACATTTTCCACCTTTGCAGATTGCGCCAACTTCTGGTCCAATTCTGCCGGTGAAATCGCGGTTTTTTCCGCTTTTTCTGAAACTTGAGCACCATAAGAATCACCAACCATAGCCATTCCTGCCGGCGGTCCATCGGTTTTCTGGGCCATTGCACCCGTTGCAAAAATAAAAGATAAAACAAGCGCTAATTTTTTCATGCTAAAGATTTTCACAAAAATACAATTTCTTCTTAAACGCAGCCTCAACTTTTCCACAATTCAAAATAAAATGTGCGGTTAGGTGCATAAAATTTATATATTTACCGCTTTCAAAGCAAAAAATAGAATTTTTAAGGTAGCAAACCAATTGCGATTTATAAAAAAATACCGTTTAAGCACGGAATTTTTTCTACCCAAGCGTTGACGCTTTAAAAAAATATTACTCCTTTATGAATAAAAAACTTTCCCTTTGGGACGCCACCATGCTCGTCATGGGCTCCATGATCGGCAGCGGAATTTTCATCGTCAGTTCCGATATGATGCGGAATTTAGGTTCCGGCTACTGGCTCCTAGCTGTTTGGGTTATCACCGGAATTATGACGGTTGCAGCAGCAATTTCCTATGGCGAACTTTCCTCAATGTTTCCAAAAGCCGGCGGCCAGTACACCTACATTACCGAAATTTTCGGTAAAATGACAGGATTTTTATACGGTTGGGGACTTTTCACCGTCATCCAAACGGGTACAATTGCAGCGGTGGCGATGGCTTTCGGAAAGTTTACCGCCTATCTCATTCCGGCGCTAAATAATTCCGACCCCATTTTCCAGAGCGGAACTTTCCGAATTACCTGGGTGCAAATTTTAGCCATTGTTGTCATATTATTTCTGACATTCATCAATACCAAAGGCGTTAAAAACGGCAAAATCTTACAAAATCTCTTTACAACATCGAAAATTATCGCTTTGCTGGGCATTATCGTTTTCGGTTTTCTGTTGGTAAAAGATTCGCAGTGGGCAAGCAACATGAGTTTTGGCTGGAACAGTTTTCAGGATTTCGGTAAAGAAGTTGGCAACGACTTGCTGCCAACCGGCTGGAAATCCATCGGCAGCATCACACTTTTGGGCGGAATCGCCGCCGCCATGGTGGGCTCAGTTTTCAGTTCTGTGGCTTGGGAAAATGTAACTTTCGTTTCCGGTGAGATTGAAAATCCACGCAAAAACGTTGTGAAATCCATGGTTTTGGGAACCACGATTGTTATGGTTTTGTATATGCTCGTCAATTTTGTGTATCTCAACGCTTTAGACCGCGACGCGATTGCTTTTGCCGATAAAAACCGTCCGGCTGTTGCGGCTTCCGAAGTTATTTTTGGCAATCTCGGAACCGTAATTATGGCTATTTTGGTCATGATTTCCACTTTCGGCTGCATCAACGGTTTGGTGCTCGCCGGCGCACGCGTTTTTCAAACCATGGCAAAAGACGGCTTATTTTTTAAATCAGCCACCGAAACCAACAGAAATGGCGTTCCGGAAAAATCCCTTTGGATGCAGGGAATCTGGGCATCTATTCTCGCGCTCAGCGGCCAGTACGGCGATTTGCTCGACATGATTTCCTTCGTCATCGTACTTTTCTACATGATCACTGTTTTCGGCGTCATTTACCTGCGCATCAAAAAACCACACCTCGAGAGACCTTACAAAACCTGGCTTTATCCGGTAACGCCACTGCTTTATTTGCTCATCGGTACCGCATTTTGCGTGCTGCTCATCTGGTTCAAACCGAATTACACCTGGCCAGGCTTCATCCTCATTTTACTCGGCGTTCCCGTTTATTGGTTCATCAACCGTAAAAAAAGGGTCGAATAACAGCCAGAAAATACTTTAGGAGCCAACAAGATTTTGCATTTGCCCGAAGATTCCGACCCGTTTTCCGCACTCGCTTTTTTTGTTTGCGGCGGCGGCAAAGCCGCCGCAAACAAAAAAGAGCTCAAATAATGCTGCAACCGGGGCTAGATTGAGGTGATTTCTTCTTTTCAAGGTTCTGCGCTTATCATTTTTATTTAAAAATAACTACCTTTCAAAAAAAGAAAAAATGTCAGAACTGGTCGCTATTTTTCAATCCTCATACTTATACGAAATCGAGTTGGCGCGAACCAAACTTGCCTCGCGTGAAATCCCGAGCTACATCAAAAACGAATATGTTAACAACATCGCCGTTTTCCCGATGTCGCAAAATTATTTCCTCTTGGTAAGCGCGCGCGATTTCGAAGCCGCAGAAAAAATCCTTCAGGAAAACGACGAAATCACCGACGAAGATTTCAAGGAACTGTAAAATTCAAAACCCAAAAATTTGCCGCAAAAACGGCATTTTTTTTTAAAATAAACTACTGAAAAATACCTTATTTTTCACCTGTTTTTTTTAACCACAAAGGACACAAAGCGAATAAAACACAAGTGCACAAGGGTGAAGCTTTGCTAAATCAATACCTTTGCGCCTCTTAAAATTCAGCAGTGTTTTTGTCTGAAGCTTTGCGTTTAAAACCAAAAAATTTGCCGCTATAATGGCATTTTTTTTAGAATTAACTATTGAAGCTATTCCGGCTTTTTCTATTTTTAACCACAAAGACCACAAAGACCACAAAGGCCACAAAGGACCAAAGCGCTAAAAACCACGAGGTGCACAAGGTCGCCGCTTTGCTAAATGTAATGCCTTTGCGCATCTAAAAATACGCATCGAGTTTGTCAAAACTTTGCGTTTAAAACCAAAAAATTTGCCACTAAAACGGCATTTTTTTTCAATCTGCATTTTAAATTATTCCACATCGATTTCCTAAAATTATACTTGCTTTAAAGGCAAATTTTTCGTTTTTAAAAATCCGTCTTTTAACATCAGTAACGCCGTCAAATTTTAGCTGCTTTTTGGGCGACTTTTTCATTTTTCCTGAATCAAATTTCCACTTGATTAATTAAAATTTTTAAACCACACAACCAAATTTCTCTTTGTGCTCGCTCTTTAAATTCCTTATCTTTACGCAAAATTTTTACGTAAAATGACAGACTGGAAAACCGTAAAAGAGTACGATGACATCACGTACCAAAAAAGTGGCGGCGTTGCCCGAATCGCGATAAACCGTCCGGAAGTTCGCAATGCTTTCCGCCCGAAAACCACTTCTGAATTATATGATGCTTTTTACCACGTTTCCGAAGATTCTTCCGTAGGTGTCGTTTTGCTCACAGGCGAAGGTCCGAGTCCGAAAGATGGCGGCCATGCTTTTTGCAGCGGCGGCGACCAAAAAGCGCGTGGTGAGCAGGGTTACGTAGGTGAAGATGGCAGACATCGTTTAAATATATTGGAAGTTCAGCGTTTGATCCGTTTCATGCCGAAAGTGGTCATTGCGGTGGTGAACGGTTGGGCTGTGGGCGGTGGACATTCATTGCATGTGGTCTGTGACTTAACTTTAGCCAGCAAAGAGCACGCAATTTTCAAGCAAACGGACGCAGATGTTACCAGTTTTGACGGCGGGTACGGCTCCGCTTATCTCGCAAAAATGGTGGGTCAGAAAAAAGCACGCGAAATTTTCTTTTTAGGCAGAAATTATTCCGCGCAGGAAGCTGCAGATATGGGAATGGTAAATGCGGTAATTCCACACGCAGAACTCGAAGATACAGCTTACGAATGGGCGCAGGAAATCTTAGGAAAATCGCCGATGTCCGTCCGAATGTTGAAATTCGCCATGAACTTAACCGACGACGGAATGGTGGGCCAGCAGGTTTTTGCGGGCGAAGCCACACGTTTGGCGTATATGACCGAAGAAGCCAAAGAAGGCCGCAACGCGTTCCTGGAAAAAAGAAAACCGGATTTCGGCGACAACAAATGGATTTCGTAGATAAAATTAGATGTCGGAAGTCGGAAGTAGAAAGTCTGAAGTTTAAACTTTAAATTCGCCATCTGACACCTGACACACCTGACGACTGACAACTGCCCACTGACAACTAAAAAAAAATATGATTGATTGGATCAAGGCAGCTCGCCTGCGCACATTACCTCTTTCCATGAGCGGAATTATTCTCGGCTCCTTTATCGCGCGTTGGCGCATTGTGGAAGCCGGTGGAAACTGGGACTGGCGGATTTTTGCACTGGCGCTTTTGGTGACTTTGCTGTATCAGGTGCTTTCGAATTTTGCAAATGATTATGGCGACGGCATCCGCGGAACAGATCAATTACGGGTGAATGAAGCGGAGCAAAGAGCTGTAGCTTCCGGAAAAATTACCGCAATACAAATGCGAAATGCGGTTATCCTCTTTTCAATTTTGGCTCTGGCAGCGACCATTGCCCTTTTATATTTTGCTTTTTTTAAAGACGGCTTTATCACCGAATTTTACACTTTTGTCGGCTTGGGCGTGGCTTGTATTTTGGCGGCAATCGGTTATACAGTGGGTAAGAAACCGTATGGATACATAGGTTTGGGCGACATTTTTGTCTTTATATTTTTTGGTTTGGTCTCAGTTTGTGGCAGCTATTTTCTTTTTACCAAAGAATTTCATTGGGACACCTTGTTACCGGCCTCAGCAGTGGGTTTACTCAGTGCCGCGGTTTTGAATCTGAACAATATGCGCGACATTAAAACCGATGAAGTAAGCGGCAAAAAAACTTTGGCTTTAAGACTTGGTTTTAAAAAAGCGATGGTTTACGAAATAATTCTTCTTCAGCTGCCTCTGCTTTTGGTTTTGGTTTTCATGATGATGAACGGGCTCCACACGCAGGGAAAATATTATGCTTTTATCTTCTTTATTTTAATGTTGCCAATGACTGGACTGCGCCGCAAAATTATGCAGGTGAACGAGCCCAAAGAACTGGATCCTTTCTTAAAACAGGTAGGAATCATGACTTTAACAATGGCCGTTTTAGTGGCTTTTGGACTGAATTATTTTAATTAAAAACACACAAATGATGGATGCTAAAATTAGATTTAAATTTCTCGGACAAAACTGTTTTTTGTTCACGTACAACGGCAAAAATATCCTTTCCGATCCTTTTTATAATTTCCAGAAAGAAAAATCCGGGTTTGATATTACAGCGCAGAAAATCGATTATATTTTAATCACGCATGCGCACGGCGACCATATCGCAGACGTGAAAGAAGTTCTGGAAAATCATCCAGATACCCAAATCATCGGACAACCGGAAATTTGCGGCTATTTTGGGCATAAAAATTCCATTGATATCAACTTTGGCGGTTCGGCAAAAATTGATGATTTGAAAATTTCTATGGTTCCGGCAAGTCATACCAGTTCTTTCCCAGACGGAAGTTATGGTGGCGAACCCGCAGGTTATTTTTTCCGCCTGCCGGGCAAGAATATTTACTTTTCCGGCGATACCGGCGTAATGGCTGACATGGAAATTTTCCCGAAACTTTTCGGTTTTATCGATTTGGCGATTCTTCCGGTAGGTTCACATTACACGATGTGCGCCAGAAAAGCAAGTTTTGCGGCGTTGGAATTGCTGAAAACACCACGCGTTATTGGCTGCCATTTCGATACTTTTCCGCCGATTACCATTAATCACGAAGAAGCGGAACAACATTTCAAAGAAAAGAATATCGATTTTACCTTACCAAAATTGGGTGAAGAATTTGAAATCTAAAAAATGCTATATCCAACCGAAATATGGAAAGAATATCCGCTGAATTTGGAAAACGACTCGCATTACCGGGTAGAAGTTTCTAATTTTGGCCGCGTTAAAACCTATAATAAAAAACGGCCCGATGGCGGCTTGATAAAAGGTTCGCTGCAGGGCGGTTATCCCATCGTTCGCTTTACATTGTTCAAAGAAAGACCTGCTTCTGTCGTCGAAAAAATTGCCGCGCTGAATGAGCTCATCTATTTTTTGGAAGACAGCAGAAGAACATTGGTCAAAAAAAAGGTCAAATCACCGGAAGAAATTGCAGAAATTGAAGAGCTGAAAAACCGAAGACTTTCCATTATCGCAAAACGGAAAAAATACATCTCCAAAACCGACCGCGCACGTCAGATTTTTTGTCATTTTTTAATCCACCGCGCTGTAGCAGAGCTTTTCCTGGATAAACCTGCTGATGCTGAACTGGTAATTCATAAAGATTTTAACAAAGAAAATAACCACGCCTCTAACCTGAAATGGGCCACTAAGGAAGAAGCTTTCGCGCGTTTTGCACATCACCCGCATTACAA encodes the following:
- a CDS encoding DUF6496 domain-containing protein, producing the protein MAERKYSKKAQDKIEKVMHEFKEGELKSSSGDKVTNRKQAVAIGISEAKEDGLKVPKQSKKN
- a CDS encoding AAA family ATPase translates to MSIIQIENMKLAELAKELNISIQNFLKFIQDFDLELADCLTTSFDVKPDFVRFARENKDFLRKYAEDLTKSKSVEQIAENIKQPTEKVAQIIKDEKPQIFENGMYRSSVSSFGIDHKLGGNYQFVYNYFGKSTKLAKRDFIGYRDLFFFISEALEPFLSDVSVSNWGIHKPAGIILYGPPGSGKIFWANKIAEIIGYDFKEIKKHFLGTTLVDNEKTDFNDFLVSMMQEEKVILFLENFDQLMAVRNEETSVNGCDEETKEIILHYIGHFEEEKILMVGAADSLFKIDRELLAPGRFDVAIPVFPPNAKERAEMLLYHMTKELAPDALLLKILEFNKANLLPFWQEISAKMKAYSNTMLVDFTQSLKKRIRNLYQTENSTEIKITKNLLEAAFKDAATKLTDQYLNQVEQFLKEVSRNNFEDFQLRIRALAEELEYYRVVEKPRKSIGFKSGTDS
- a CDS encoding helix-turn-helix transcriptional regulator, translated to MDLKERISEVIAYSQFSLSEFADEIEVQRSSISHITSGRNKPSLDFLMKIKSRFPELEWEWLIEGKGEMLKNGDLAANNLETPPKSKTTSLPDLFSLINDESFGVTESEDKVAPQFLPESNISAQGEKKNQISDSQRLASEEVSQPRAAPGSPQSNVKRIVLFYENGKFETFEP
- a CDS encoding TerC family protein, which gives rise to MANETIFLLGFLVFIVIILALDLGLLNKKSDTVSMKQAGLMSFFVVALSMVFYFVLTHYGHLLHGIDSIEKLQEVVSRHHHPVKIIPGNLEDSIYLYNQNLGLEYLTGYVVEYALSVDNIFVMVLIFTAFGVAPKNYHRVLFWGILGAIVMRFIFIFIGAALIQKFEWIMYVFGAFLVFTGVKMFLEKDHEDKIDSHNHPVVKFANKHFKVHNQFVGNKFFVTIDGVKKMTPLFLVLIIIEFTDLIFAVDSIPAIFSVTKDPYVVFFSNIFAIIGLRSMFFLLAGIIDKFRYLKVGLALLLTFIGLKMLFHHYLDDIGFSTTDSLFIIVGILGGSIFLSLVLPERKKVRKLKYDPEKDKHLRK
- a CDS encoding M14 family zinc carboxypeptidase is translated as MSIVNFYTPNPNFPNRYISPEKLFFFLQENYSDFIQQVGTSDLNKPIYMLSLGNGDVNILAWSQMHGNESNATHAILDLLEIFKQHPELNKDLFLKISLDFVLMLNPDGSEKWTRRNALDIDINRDFLKESSKEILILKELYTKKKYDYALNLHEQRTIFSTDGVHPATLSFLAPSQDFERTLTVGRKKSMAVISRMFEKLDPLLPNQIARYTDEFYPTSLGDNLMRKGIPNVLFEGGHFPNDYLRKETRKFYTIALYEALNAMADLNGSTEGWENYQEIPPNKETHFDIIYRNVKLNTEYLCVLDIAVQYKEIIEPGNTEISFEPIVVEVGDVGRKKGWQEIDCTGKTFVSEHRFPKLNKKVDFTIE
- a CDS encoding DUF4920 domain-containing protein, with amino-acid sequence MKKLALVLSFIFATGAMAQKTDGPPAGMAMVGDSYGAQVSEKAEKTAISPAELDQKLAQSAKVENVAVKGKVLEVCENKGCWMTIQTDNNERFFVKMKDYGFFVPTTLVGKNIVLEGNAETKTISVEEQRHYAEDAKKSTAEIEAITKPKEEIRFLASGIRVVK
- a CDS encoding APC family permease, whose amino-acid sequence is MNKKLSLWDATMLVMGSMIGSGIFIVSSDMMRNLGSGYWLLAVWVITGIMTVAAAISYGELSSMFPKAGGQYTYITEIFGKMTGFLYGWGLFTVIQTGTIAAVAMAFGKFTAYLIPALNNSDPIFQSGTFRITWVQILAIVVILFLTFINTKGVKNGKILQNLFTTSKIIALLGIIVFGFLLVKDSQWASNMSFGWNSFQDFGKEVGNDLLPTGWKSIGSITLLGGIAAAMVGSVFSSVAWENVTFVSGEIENPRKNVVKSMVLGTTIVMVLYMLVNFVYLNALDRDAIAFADKNRPAVAASEVIFGNLGTVIMAILVMISTFGCINGLVLAGARVFQTMAKDGLFFKSATETNRNGVPEKSLWMQGIWASILALSGQYGDLLDMISFVIVLFYMITVFGVIYLRIKKPHLERPYKTWLYPVTPLLYLLIGTAFCVLLIWFKPNYTWPGFILILLGVPVYWFINRKKRVE
- a CDS encoding putative signal transducing protein, with product MSELVAIFQSSYLYEIELARTKLASREIPSYIKNEYVNNIAVFPMSQNYFLLVSARDFEAAEKILQENDEITDEDFKEL
- a CDS encoding 1,4-dihydroxy-2-naphthoyl-CoA synthase, producing the protein MTDWKTVKEYDDITYQKSGGVARIAINRPEVRNAFRPKTTSELYDAFYHVSEDSSVGVVLLTGEGPSPKDGGHAFCSGGDQKARGEQGYVGEDGRHRLNILEVQRLIRFMPKVVIAVVNGWAVGGGHSLHVVCDLTLASKEHAIFKQTDADVTSFDGGYGSAYLAKMVGQKKAREIFFLGRNYSAQEAADMGMVNAVIPHAELEDTAYEWAQEILGKSPMSVRMLKFAMNLTDDGMVGQQVFAGEATRLAYMTEEAKEGRNAFLEKRKPDFGDNKWIS
- the menA gene encoding 1,4-dihydroxy-2-naphthoate octaprenyltransferase, encoding MIDWIKAARLRTLPLSMSGIILGSFIARWRIVEAGGNWDWRIFALALLVTLLYQVLSNFANDYGDGIRGTDQLRVNEAEQRAVASGKITAIQMRNAVILFSILALAATIALLYFAFFKDGFITEFYTFVGLGVACILAAIGYTVGKKPYGYIGLGDIFVFIFFGLVSVCGSYFLFTKEFHWDTLLPASAVGLLSAAVLNLNNMRDIKTDEVSGKKTLALRLGFKKAMVYEIILLQLPLLLVLVFMMMNGLHTQGKYYAFIFFILMLPMTGLRRKIMQVNEPKELDPFLKQVGIMTLTMAVLVAFGLNYFN
- a CDS encoding metal-dependent hydrolase, whose product is MRFKFLGQNCFLFTYNGKNILSDPFYNFQKEKSGFDITAQKIDYILITHAHGDHIADVKEVLENHPDTQIIGQPEICGYFGHKNSIDINFGGSAKIDDLKISMVPASHTSSFPDGSYGGEPAGYFFRLPGKNIYFSGDTGVMADMEIFPKLFGFIDLAILPVGSHYTMCARKASFAALELLKTPRVIGCHFDTFPPITINHEEAEQHFKEKNIDFTLPKLGEEFEI